From a single Apium graveolens cultivar Ventura chromosome 2, ASM990537v1, whole genome shotgun sequence genomic region:
- the LOC141708099 gene encoding PLASMODESMATA CALLOSE-BINDING PROTEIN 1-like isoform X2, with product MYSAVTVELIQDVYIFFVNMLPVAMNIYYQNSGKSPSDCDFVQTAVLSSSNPSYTGCNYPGGTEAKMIMNITDGLQNKKVLSSVSTSLVLAATIGVAKAKV from the exons ATGTATTCAGCAGTGACAGTAGAATTAATTCAGGATGTATACATATTCTTCGTCAACATGTTACCAGTAGCAATGAATATTTACTATCAAAATTCTGGAAAAAGTCCATCGGACTGTGATTTCGTGCAAACTGCAGTTCTCTCTTCCAGTAATCCAA GTTATACTGGTTGTAATTACCCAGGTGGAACTGAGGCTAAAATGATCATGAACATAACTG ATGGCCTGCAAAATAAGAAAGTTCTGTCCTCGGTGTCAACTTCTTTGGTACTAGCTGCTACTATAGGCGTTGCAAAAGCAAAAGTTTA G
- the LOC141708099 gene encoding PLASMODESMATA CALLOSE-BINDING PROTEIN 1-like isoform X1 — translation MYSAVTVELIQDVYIFFVNMLPVAMNIYYQNSGKSPSDCDFVQTAVLSSSNPSYTGCNYPGGTEAKMIMNITDGLQNKKVLSSVSTSLVLAATIGVAKAKV, via the exons ATGTATTCAGCAGTGACAGTAGAATTAATTCAGGATGTATACATATTCTTCGTCAACATGTTACCAGTAGCAATGAATATTTACTATCAAAATTCTGGAAAAAGTCCATCGGACTGTGATTTCGTGCAAACTGCAGTTCTCTCTTCCAGTAATCCAA GTTATACTGGTTGTAATTACCCAGGTGGAACTGAGGCTAAAATGATCATGAACATAACTG ATGGCCTGCAAAATAAGAAAGTTCTGTCCTCGGTGTCAACTTCTTTGGTACTAGCTGCTACTATAGGCGTTGCAAAAGCAAAAGTTTAG